AACGGCAGCCGCAAAAGCCAAGCTTCCGACCGAATACGGCGAATTTGAAATTATTGCCTATGAAAATACGATTAACGGTGAACACCATATCGCCTTGGTAAAAGGACATCTTAGCAATCCTGATGAGCCGGTGCTGGTGCGAGTACACTCCGAATGCCTGACAGGAGATGCTTTCCATTCCCTGAGATGCGATTGCGGAGAACAGTTGAATGCCGCATTGAGGCAGATAAGAGACGAAGGCAGGGGAGTGCTGCTTTATATGCGCCAGGAAGGACGCGGAATAGGTCTTGTGAATAAAATACGCGCCTACGCGCTCCAGGATAAAGGGAAGGATACGGTGGAGGCAAATGAACTGCTTGGTTTTGCCCCTGACCTTAGAGAGTATGGCATAGGAGCGCAAATACTCTATGACTTGGGCATCAGGAAAATCAGGCTCTTGACCAATAACCCCAAAAAGATCATTGGCTTAAGCGGTTACGGCCTTGAGATTGTGGAGCGGGTGCCGATACAGATCGAAGCCAATGAGGTCAATAAGTTCTATATCAGAACGAAGAAGGAAAAGATGGGACACATTATTGCAATTTAAGCATCGAATCAAATACGGTGAAAAATCAGGAGGGTGAAAAGAATGCCGATTAAAACACTTGAAGGGAACTTGATGGCAAAAGATTTAAAAGTTGGGATCGTCGTCGGGCGTTTTAACGAGTTCATCAGCAGCAAGCTTTTAAGCGGAGCGATTGACGCATTTGTCAGGCATGGGGGAAACGAGGCTGACATCGAAGCGGCCTGGGTGCCGGGAGCGTTTGAAATTCCCCTGGTTGCACAGAAAATGGCCGAATCCAAAAAGTATGACGCGGTAATCTGCCTTGGCGCTGTTATCAGGGGGGCGACGCCTCATTTTGATTACGTTGCCAATGAAGTGTCCAAGGGGATTGCAAAGGTTTCATTAGATACCGGTGTGCCTGTGATATTCGGAGTTCTGACCACGGATACCATAGAGCAGGCGATTGAAAGAGCAGGTACAAAAGCCGGCAACAAGGGATATGATGCCGCGGTGACCGCTATCGAAATGGCAAACCTGCTGAAGCAGTTCTGACAGGGGAGTGCC
This sequence is a window from Defluviitalea raffinosedens. Protein-coding genes within it:
- the ribE gene encoding 6,7-dimethyl-8-ribityllumazine synthase, whose product is MKTLEGNLMAKDLKVGIVVGRFNEFISSKLLSGAIDAFVRHGGNEADIEAAWVPGAFEIPLVAQKMAESKKYDAVICLGAVIRGATPHFDYVANEVSKGIAKVSLDTGVPVIFGVLTTDTIEQAIERAGTKAGNKGYDAAVTAIEMANLLKQF